A portion of the Nitrospira sp. genome contains these proteins:
- a CDS encoding glycosyltransferase family 4 protein: protein MKVLVISAAYLPMHAGEATNTYHLCRQLTERGIDVHVLTSVGNVGTDDPQIRVYPIMQTWGWLELLRVRSFLKNCSPDAVFLMYIGLMYKFHPMVTFLPTLSKGLFRNVPFVTRYESAFVGADPSKTGIVSRLFRKLMVQWAGGKDVAYSSGTLLRDSDVVIALCERHRAMLHEEWPPVSPKVALIPPPPNLFIASNAGGTARERGRKRLGITSSEFVVTFFGYLYPIKGIETLLRAFAAVSAQRPEARLLFIGGKVGLEVEGGASYFDEMQALAKELHIDGVTTWTGAFKSEEEEASLFLHASDVCVLPFLEGVQLNNSSFASMVAHGLPIIVTRGPLMDKAFVHGENVLTCEPKDHLAVTRLLLEVMDRADLRERLRSGAVKLAAEWFSWETATEKTLAALRPRLSGKVV from the coding sequence ATGAAGGTCCTGGTAATTTCAGCAGCCTATCTTCCGATGCATGCAGGGGAGGCTACCAATACCTACCACTTGTGTCGGCAATTGACTGAGCGGGGTATTGACGTACATGTGCTCACGTCGGTTGGCAATGTTGGTACCGACGATCCTCAGATTCGCGTGTATCCTATCATGCAGACATGGGGCTGGCTTGAGTTGCTAAGGGTTCGGTCTTTTCTCAAAAACTGTTCGCCGGATGCTGTGTTTCTCATGTATATCGGACTCATGTACAAATTTCATCCAATGGTGACTTTCCTGCCCACGCTTTCCAAGGGGTTGTTTCGAAACGTTCCGTTTGTAACCCGGTATGAGAGCGCGTTTGTGGGGGCTGATCCGTCGAAGACAGGCATTGTTTCGCGTTTGTTCAGGAAGCTGATGGTTCAATGGGCTGGCGGGAAGGATGTGGCGTATAGCTCGGGGACACTGTTGCGGGATAGTGATGTTGTCATCGCATTGTGCGAACGTCACCGTGCTATGTTGCACGAAGAATGGCCTCCCGTCAGCCCAAAGGTGGCGTTAATCCCTCCACCTCCGAACTTGTTCATCGCGTCGAATGCGGGGGGCACGGCACGCGAACGCGGACGGAAACGGTTAGGCATCACGTCATCCGAATTTGTTGTCACGTTTTTCGGATATCTCTATCCGATTAAAGGCATTGAAACACTGTTACGGGCTTTTGCGGCTGTATCCGCGCAACGACCCGAAGCCCGTCTCCTGTTCATTGGAGGGAAGGTTGGCTTGGAGGTTGAAGGTGGTGCCTCCTATTTTGATGAGATGCAGGCGCTTGCGAAGGAGTTGCACATAGACGGAGTCACAACATGGACAGGCGCATTTAAGTCTGAGGAGGAGGAAGCATCGCTGTTTCTTCATGCGTCAGACGTATGTGTGCTACCTTTTCTTGAAGGCGTTCAGCTAAACAACAGCTCCTTCGCTTCGATGGTTGCGCACGGGCTTCCCATCATCGTGACGCGCGGGCCTTTAATGGACAAGGCATTTGTCCATGGAGAAAATGTTCTGACCTGCGAACCCAAAGATCATCTGGCCGTGACGAGGCTCCTGCTGGAAGTGATGGACCGTGCTGATCTTCGTGAACGCCTTCGATCTGGTGCTGTCAAGCTTGCCGCCGAGTGGTTTTCCTGGGAGACTGCGACGGAGAAGACACTGGCCGCTTTGCGACCGCGGCTGTCGGGCAAGGTTGTATAG
- a CDS encoding glycosyltransferase: MAEGDVLKRLWRYLQRYQLYLWVREVIAAARRVWPQFRGGVVFLHAAGSSHGHVLISYDNHGLLCKMREQPIPTSHPQFLKTIIMAQTFVDLGYDVDVIHCENQRFIPWKPYDIVVDTRLNLQRLQPYLPSTCIKILHCDTAQIVYQNAAEMGRMLAFQRRKGLTVPANRLETPHLGVEHADYLTTCGNEFTVNTYTYADKPIFRLPMVVQQMWPWPENKDFDVSRHRFLWFGSRGMVHKGLDLVLEAFARMPEYQLTIVGPVSNEPEFVNVYRKELFHTPNIKCVGWLDKSSEEFRMVLEQSLAHVFPSCSEAGAAAVVETMAAGVIPVVTYEASIDVENFGFLLADASIETIMRQVREIAAMSVDELRRKAKKAWEAAHNNNTPEKFARSYRATIEMILAKHGRR, from the coding sequence GTGGCAGAGGGCGACGTGTTGAAACGATTGTGGCGATACTTGCAACGGTACCAACTGTATCTATGGGTACGAGAAGTGATTGCTGCGGCTCGCCGTGTCTGGCCTCAGTTCCGTGGGGGTGTTGTTTTCTTGCACGCCGCGGGAAGTTCACACGGTCACGTGTTAATTTCTTACGACAATCACGGGTTGCTCTGTAAAATGCGAGAGCAACCCATACCCACCAGCCACCCTCAGTTTCTGAAGACTATCATCATGGCGCAGACCTTTGTCGATTTGGGCTATGACGTAGATGTGATTCACTGTGAGAATCAGAGATTCATTCCCTGGAAGCCATACGATATTGTGGTTGATACACGTCTGAATTTGCAGCGACTACAACCTTATTTGCCTTCTACCTGCATCAAGATTTTGCACTGTGATACGGCTCAGATTGTCTACCAAAACGCGGCTGAAATGGGCAGAATGTTGGCGTTTCAACGGCGGAAGGGGCTCACGGTTCCGGCGAATCGATTGGAAACACCGCATTTAGGGGTTGAACACGCGGATTACCTCACGACCTGCGGCAATGAGTTTACGGTGAACACATATACCTATGCGGATAAGCCGATTTTTCGGTTACCCATGGTTGTCCAGCAGATGTGGCCTTGGCCGGAGAACAAAGACTTCGATGTGTCCCGCCACCGGTTTCTTTGGTTTGGAAGTCGAGGAATGGTTCACAAGGGACTCGACTTGGTGCTGGAGGCTTTCGCGAGAATGCCGGAATACCAGCTTACCATTGTGGGCCCCGTAAGCAATGAACCAGAGTTTGTGAATGTTTATCGGAAGGAATTGTTCCACACGCCGAATATCAAGTGTGTAGGTTGGCTTGATAAGTCCAGTGAGGAGTTTCGAATGGTTTTGGAGCAATCCCTCGCACATGTCTTTCCCTCTTGTTCTGAGGCAGGGGCGGCGGCTGTGGTAGAGACCATGGCTGCAGGGGTAATCCCTGTGGTGACCTATGAAGCTTCAATTGACGTGGAGAATTTTGGTTTCCTTTTGGCGGACGCCTCGATCGAAACCATCATGCGTCAGGTGCGCGAGATTGCCGCGATGTCTGTGGATGAATTGCGTCGGAAGGCTAAAAAAGCGTGGGAAGCGGCCCACAACAATAACACGCCGGAGAAATTTGCGCGTTCCTATCGTGCAACGATAGAAATGATTTTGGCAAAGCATGGAAGACGATAG
- a CDS encoding NAD-dependent epimerase/dehydratase family protein: MKRMLVTGSSGLIGSEVCAYFHGQGWSIHGVDNNTRATFFGPQGDTRWNQRRLQADLKQFRHHELDIRDRKGALALIQELKPDVIVHTAAQPSHDLAAKIPFDDFDTNAVGTLNLLEATRLHTPGAVFVHMSTNKVYGDAPNELPLVEQDKRWDYASPNDFDGITEHMRIDQSKHSLFGASKVAADVMVQEYGRYFGMKTCCLRGGCLTGPNHSGVELHGFLSYLVKCNLEGKKYSIFGYKGKQVRDNIHSLDVARFIHAFIENPRSGEVYNLGGGRGNSCSIYEAFEMIEAISGKKMLYEYVDKNREGDHICYISNLKKMTTQYPGWGITKTLKHIFEEIHQSWMKRAAAMNGPI, encoded by the coding sequence ATGAAGCGAATGCTTGTTACCGGGTCTTCTGGTCTCATCGGTTCTGAGGTGTGCGCGTACTTCCATGGTCAAGGATGGTCAATTCATGGAGTTGACAACAACACTCGGGCCACGTTTTTTGGACCACAAGGCGACACGCGTTGGAATCAACGCAGGCTGCAGGCTGATCTGAAACAGTTCCGCCACCATGAACTCGACATCCGAGACCGCAAGGGTGCATTGGCGCTCATTCAAGAGCTCAAGCCTGATGTGATTGTGCATACGGCAGCACAGCCCTCGCATGATCTCGCGGCCAAGATTCCGTTCGATGATTTCGATACCAATGCGGTGGGTACGCTGAACCTCCTTGAAGCGACCAGGTTGCACACGCCAGGAGCAGTGTTTGTCCATATGTCTACGAATAAAGTGTATGGCGATGCCCCGAATGAGTTGCCCCTCGTGGAGCAGGATAAACGTTGGGATTATGCGTCTCCCAATGATTTTGATGGAATCACGGAGCACATGCGCATCGATCAGTCAAAGCATTCGCTTTTCGGTGCCTCGAAAGTGGCCGCGGATGTCATGGTGCAGGAATATGGGCGTTATTTCGGCATGAAGACCTGTTGTTTGCGTGGAGGTTGCCTCACCGGACCCAATCATTCAGGCGTGGAGTTGCATGGATTTTTGAGTTATCTCGTCAAATGCAATTTGGAAGGTAAGAAGTACAGCATCTTCGGCTATAAAGGAAAACAGGTTCGGGACAATATTCATTCCCTGGATGTCGCACGATTCATTCACGCGTTCATCGAGAACCCACGAAGCGGTGAGGTGTACAACCTCGGAGGGGGGCGTGGAAACAGTTGCTCCATTTATGAGGCATTCGAGATGATCGAAGCTATTTCTGGTAAGAAGATGCTGTATGAATATGTCGACAAGAATCGCGAAGGTGATCATATTTGCTATATCAGTAATCTGAAGAAAATGACGACGCAGTATCCCGGCTGGGGGATTACGAAAACGTTGAAGCACATCTTCGAGGAAATTCACCAGTCCTGGATGAAACGGGCTGCTGCGATGAATGGGCCGATCTGA
- a CDS encoding glycosyltransferase produces the protein MPRVSVVVPTYNCAKFLGRTIDSALRQTYRDFEIIVVDDGSTDGTQALIAAYEESVRYVYQTNQGASAARNAALSRASGELIAYLDADDLWRPDKLSRQVEFLDAHSTCGFVHTEVSVIDEQDTVLHACFNQDTKRPIPQGQCVRDLLLRSHIQTLTVVERRTAFDDAGKFDPRLPVAQDYLHWISVGLQGYGIGYLPEPLGQYRWRAGSLMSSQRRLLGDFVKIYEILSTEYGLERSQGPEIMQLVKAQLYTTQRQLAYLERRECSGAVARQRLGALIRQWPLNLELYMDFAKTYVSRQVS, from the coding sequence ATGCCCCGCGTATCCGTAGTAGTTCCGACTTATAACTGTGCCAAATTTCTTGGGCGGACTATCGACTCTGCGTTGAGACAGACCTACCGAGATTTCGAAATCATTGTCGTCGATGATGGATCGACGGATGGCACCCAGGCGTTGATAGCGGCCTACGAGGAATCGGTACGGTACGTCTATCAAACCAATCAGGGGGCTTCGGCGGCACGGAATGCAGCCCTGTCGAGAGCGAGCGGAGAACTTATCGCTTACCTGGACGCCGATGATCTTTGGCGCCCCGACAAGTTGTCTCGACAGGTCGAATTTCTTGATGCGCATTCCACCTGCGGATTTGTCCATACAGAGGTGTCGGTAATCGATGAACAGGACACAGTCCTGCACGCCTGCTTCAATCAGGACACCAAGAGACCTATTCCCCAGGGGCAGTGTGTCAGGGATCTGTTGCTGCGGTCTCATATCCAGACGTTGACGGTGGTGGAGCGTCGCACCGCATTTGACGATGCAGGAAAATTTGATCCGCGCCTGCCGGTTGCTCAGGATTATTTGCATTGGATTAGTGTGGGCCTACAGGGGTATGGAATTGGATATCTGCCTGAACCGCTGGGCCAATATCGCTGGAGGGCGGGGAGTCTCATGTCCAGCCAGCGTCGGCTTCTGGGAGATTTTGTGAAGATATACGAAATTCTCTCAACGGAGTATGGTCTTGAACGGTCGCAGGGGCCTGAGATCATGCAACTGGTGAAAGCTCAGCTGTACACAACTCAGCGGCAACTGGCGTATCTTGAGCGACGGGAATGTTCGGGTGCAGTAGCGCGGCAACGGCTTGGTGCCCTAATCCGACAGTGGCCGCTAAATCTGGAGCTGTATATGGACTTCGCCAAGACCTATGTCAGTCGGCAAGTGTCCTGA
- a CDS encoding SGNH/GDSL hydrolase family protein — translation MARRFAMVVALGVATVVSAAIMLGLGELTIRSIHLLRDGIPFFESVDGGRIGPISLDHELGWKATEHYQETLVERTNAGRPYTVRRSQKQYGFRQFGDLDSKKIRLLVIGDSFTHATAVSDDRTYHALLAQLLGVEVFAYGAGGYGTLQELMILDRYIDTIRPDVILWQYCANDFINNDNELERLSLVNNNGWVRPYLQKGQVQLLSPKESSLQVREWINRRSRFLYFIVSRIDRLRAVRTRDTVEVAIESEGMRHPGFVRAVGVTDELMGRVRRKVGNRSIMAFNCVRAEPYDQAFRDISARHGIAYWDDVASVVHEAHHRGEDVYAADGGHWNERGHQLAAEALASHFRAEMRTGARP, via the coding sequence ATGGCAAGACGTTTTGCGATGGTCGTGGCGCTAGGTGTCGCCACGGTAGTTTCTGCTGCGATCATGCTTGGTCTTGGCGAACTGACGATTCGGTCTATCCATTTGCTGAGAGACGGAATTCCATTTTTCGAAAGTGTCGACGGTGGAAGGATTGGACCTATTAGCCTAGATCACGAACTCGGCTGGAAAGCGACCGAACATTACCAGGAGACATTGGTAGAGAGAACCAATGCAGGTCGGCCCTATACAGTTCGGCGCTCTCAAAAACAGTACGGATTTCGCCAGTTCGGCGATCTCGACTCCAAGAAAATTCGGCTTCTGGTGATTGGCGATTCGTTTACTCATGCCACGGCAGTTTCGGATGATCGTACGTACCATGCTTTATTAGCCCAGCTACTGGGCGTTGAGGTATTTGCTTACGGTGCTGGTGGTTACGGGACACTGCAGGAACTCATGATACTCGATCGGTATATCGATACCATTCGACCAGACGTCATTCTCTGGCAGTATTGCGCGAACGACTTTATCAATAATGATAATGAGCTTGAGCGATTGAGCCTTGTGAATAACAATGGGTGGGTCAGGCCTTATTTGCAGAAGGGGCAGGTGCAGCTGTTATCACCGAAGGAGTCCTCACTTCAAGTTCGAGAGTGGATCAACCGTAGGAGTCGGTTCCTCTATTTTATTGTGAGCCGTATTGACCGGCTGCGAGCGGTGAGGACTCGTGACACGGTTGAAGTGGCTATTGAATCGGAGGGGATGCGACATCCTGGATTTGTTCGTGCGGTAGGAGTTACCGATGAGTTGATGGGGAGGGTCCGGAGGAAAGTGGGAAATCGATCGATCATGGCATTCAATTGCGTGCGAGCCGAGCCCTACGATCAAGCATTTCGTGACATCTCGGCCCGTCATGGCATTGCCTATTGGGACGATGTGGCGTCGGTAGTTCATGAAGCCCACCATCGTGGGGAAGACGTCTACGCTGCAGATGGTGGTCATTGGAATGAGCGGGGGCATCAATTGGCAGCAGAGGCGCTCGCCAGTCATTTTCGCGCTGAAATGAGAACTGGAGCCCGCCCTTGA
- a CDS encoding glycosyltransferase family 4 protein — MNIMLVTPWRPSLTGGISTVVARLTGEFQKKGHNITIFVADRENRLRQIETLDEIPVYGMYLRSPVSSQYPLRAMVMCCIWFPITMVQLIWLAKKKQLDAVLIQYPLPAMFYFGILKRVFGGTLLITYQGNDAHDLCLWDRREQRLVRFLLEKADLVLGVSRTLLAKVESVLQGVQLRRSRQLPNGAPLDVIRSVEAGEAGSDLPPDYLLTAGHLIQRKGIDLVIAALREAKERGVVLRLVVAGDGPERENLIRQSRDQGVSSQVRFLGNQSHRQVLSLMKTCLAFVLASRAEGMPLVIAEAMACGKAVIASNIDGVPEIVHDGTTGILVPAEDSGALATGLIRLCSDVAFRETLAKQGKEWACREYNWEAIAHRYLGFIEECQAHR, encoded by the coding sequence ATGAACATTATGCTCGTTACCCCCTGGAGACCTTCCCTCACCGGGGGGATCAGTACCGTTGTTGCGCGGTTGACGGGGGAATTTCAGAAGAAAGGTCACAATATCACCATTTTTGTTGCCGACCGCGAGAATCGGCTTCGTCAAATTGAAACACTGGATGAAATCCCAGTCTACGGCATGTATCTCCGGTCGCCTGTCTCTTCGCAGTATCCTCTTCGTGCCATGGTCATGTGTTGTATTTGGTTTCCGATTACGATGGTACAACTCATCTGGCTGGCTAAGAAGAAACAGCTGGATGCAGTGTTAATTCAGTATCCGCTTCCTGCGATGTTCTATTTTGGGATATTAAAGCGTGTATTCGGAGGAACTCTGCTCATCACCTATCAAGGAAACGATGCGCATGACTTATGTCTATGGGATCGGCGAGAACAACGATTGGTTCGGTTCTTATTGGAGAAGGCTGACCTGGTGTTGGGCGTCTCACGAACGCTCCTGGCCAAAGTTGAATCAGTTTTGCAGGGCGTCCAGCTTAGGCGCAGTCGACAGCTTCCCAATGGCGCACCGCTAGACGTTATCCGGTCGGTGGAAGCAGGTGAGGCGGGTTCTGATCTGCCTCCAGACTATCTTTTGACCGCTGGACACCTGATTCAGCGGAAGGGGATAGACCTCGTGATCGCCGCATTGCGGGAAGCGAAAGAGCGGGGTGTGGTGTTGCGGCTTGTTGTTGCAGGTGATGGACCGGAACGGGAAAATTTGATACGCCAGTCACGCGACCAGGGCGTGTCAAGTCAGGTGCGATTTTTGGGCAATCAATCCCATAGGCAGGTACTCAGTCTGATGAAGACGTGCCTTGCTTTTGTGCTGGCCTCGCGAGCAGAGGGGATGCCTTTGGTCATCGCAGAGGCGATGGCATGTGGGAAGGCTGTCATTGCGAGCAATATTGACGGTGTACCAGAAATTGTTCATGACGGCACAACCGGAATTCTGGTGCCGGCAGAGGATTCTGGAGCTCTCGCAACAGGCCTGATCCGGTTGTGTTCTGACGTAGCTTTTCGGGAGACTCTCGCTAAGCAGGGAAAAGAGTGGGCCTGTCGAGAATACAACTGGGAAGCAATTGCACATCGATACCTTGGCTTCATCGAGGAGTGCCAGGCCCACCGGTAA